One Georgenia wutianyii DNA segment encodes these proteins:
- the aceE gene encoding pyruvate dehydrogenase (acetyl-transferring), homodimeric type, with protein sequence MSPQESGPLIDGLLSQVKDIDPAETQEWLESLDGLIEDRGGPRARYMLLNLMRRARQRNVAVPAPLTTPYVNTIGVHEEPYFPGDEAAERKYRGWIRWNAAVMVTRAQRPDVSVGGHISSYASIATLYEVGMNHFFRGKDHPGGGDQVFFQGHSAPGNYARAYLEGRLSENDLDGFRQEYSHPGGGLPSYPHPRLMPDFWEFPTVSMGLGPAEAIHQAFTNRYVHERGIKDTSQQHVWAFLGDGEMDEPESRGMLQLAAQQNLDNLTFVVNCNLQRLDGPVRGNGKIVQELEAFFRGAGWNVIKVLWGREWDSLLNADKDRALVNLMNETLDGDYQTYKANDGAYVREHFFGRDPRTKELVKDMTDDEIWALKRGGHDYRKIYAAYKAAMEHTGQPTVILAQTVKGYGLGPSFAGRNSTHQMKKMKTTDLKMLRDALRIPISDEQLEDPFNAPYYRPSEDDPTLQYMLERRKALGGFLPERRDDKGSLPMPGDKPFEILKGGSGKQEVASTMAFVRLLKELMKDKEFGNRIVPIIPDEARTFGLDSIFPTAKIFNTHGQNYTAVDAELMLSYKESETGQIMHMGINEAGSAAAFQTVGTSYATLGEPLVPVYIFYSMFGFQRTGDQFWAAGDQLARGFVIGATAGRTTLAGEGLQHMDGHSLVIAQTNPAFVNYDPAYAYEIRHIVRDGLQRMYGADDPRDPNVMYYLTVYNEPMRQPAEPEDVDVEGILKGIHRIAPSEGEGPWVQLMASGVGVPWAMHARDILAEDWGVRAGVWSVTSWGELRRDALAIERKRLLEPTGEHPEPYVTAKLRDAGGPFIASSDWDHMVPDMIRQWVPGDYHVLGADGFGYSDTRPAARRQFLIDSHSMVVKALQALAAQGSIDPDAPRQAVERYRLWDVNAGESGTAGGDS encoded by the coding sequence GTGAGTCCACAGGAATCTGGACCGCTCATCGATGGCCTGCTGAGCCAGGTCAAGGACATCGACCCTGCTGAGACCCAGGAGTGGCTCGAGTCCCTCGACGGGCTCATCGAGGACCGCGGCGGGCCGCGTGCGCGGTACATGCTGCTCAACCTCATGCGGCGGGCTCGCCAGCGCAACGTCGCTGTGCCCGCACCGCTCACCACCCCGTACGTCAACACGATCGGCGTCCACGAGGAGCCCTACTTCCCCGGTGACGAGGCTGCGGAGCGCAAGTACCGCGGCTGGATCCGCTGGAACGCCGCCGTCATGGTCACCCGCGCCCAGCGCCCGGACGTGTCCGTCGGTGGCCACATCTCCTCCTACGCCTCGATCGCGACGCTGTACGAGGTGGGGATGAACCACTTCTTCCGGGGCAAGGACCACCCGGGCGGCGGTGACCAGGTCTTCTTCCAGGGCCACTCCGCGCCGGGCAACTACGCGCGCGCCTACCTCGAGGGCCGCCTCTCGGAGAACGACCTCGACGGCTTCCGCCAGGAGTACTCCCACCCGGGCGGCGGCCTGCCGTCCTACCCGCACCCGCGGCTCATGCCCGACTTCTGGGAGTTCCCGACCGTCTCGATGGGCCTGGGCCCGGCCGAGGCGATCCACCAGGCGTTCACCAACCGCTACGTGCACGAGCGCGGCATCAAGGACACCTCCCAGCAGCACGTGTGGGCGTTCCTCGGCGACGGCGAGATGGACGAGCCCGAGTCCCGCGGCATGCTCCAGCTCGCGGCGCAGCAGAACCTCGACAACCTCACGTTCGTCGTCAACTGCAACCTCCAGCGCCTCGACGGCCCGGTGCGCGGCAACGGCAAGATCGTCCAGGAGCTCGAGGCGTTCTTCCGCGGCGCCGGCTGGAACGTCATCAAGGTCCTGTGGGGCCGCGAGTGGGACTCCCTGCTCAACGCCGACAAGGACCGCGCGCTCGTCAACCTCATGAACGAGACGCTCGACGGCGACTACCAGACCTACAAGGCGAACGACGGCGCCTACGTCCGTGAGCACTTCTTCGGCCGCGACCCGCGGACCAAGGAGCTCGTCAAGGACATGACCGACGACGAGATCTGGGCGCTCAAGCGCGGCGGCCACGACTACCGCAAGATCTACGCGGCCTACAAGGCGGCGATGGAGCACACGGGTCAGCCGACGGTCATCCTCGCGCAGACGGTCAAGGGCTACGGGCTCGGCCCGAGCTTCGCGGGGCGCAACTCGACGCACCAGATGAAGAAGATGAAGACCACGGACCTCAAGATGCTCCGTGACGCTCTTCGCATCCCGATCTCGGACGAGCAGCTCGAGGACCCGTTCAACGCGCCGTACTACCGGCCGTCGGAGGACGACCCGACGCTGCAGTACATGCTCGAGCGTCGCAAGGCCCTCGGCGGGTTCCTCCCCGAGCGTCGCGACGACAAGGGCTCCCTGCCGATGCCGGGCGACAAGCCCTTCGAGATCCTCAAGGGCGGGTCGGGCAAGCAGGAGGTCGCCTCGACGATGGCCTTCGTCCGTCTCCTCAAGGAGCTGATGAAGGACAAGGAGTTCGGCAACCGCATCGTGCCGATCATCCCGGACGAGGCCCGCACCTTCGGCCTGGACTCGATCTTCCCGACGGCGAAGATCTTCAACACCCATGGGCAGAACTACACCGCCGTGGACGCCGAGCTCATGCTCTCCTACAAGGAGTCCGAGACCGGCCAGATCATGCACATGGGGATCAACGAGGCCGGGTCGGCCGCCGCCTTCCAGACGGTCGGCACGTCCTACGCGACCCTCGGCGAGCCGCTCGTGCCGGTCTACATCTTCTACTCGATGTTCGGCTTCCAGCGGACCGGCGACCAGTTCTGGGCCGCCGGGGACCAGCTGGCCCGCGGGTTCGTCATCGGCGCCACCGCCGGGCGCACGACGCTTGCCGGCGAGGGCCTGCAGCACATGGACGGGCACTCGCTCGTCATCGCCCAGACCAACCCGGCGTTCGTCAACTACGACCCGGCGTACGCCTACGAGATCCGGCACATCGTGCGCGACGGTCTGCAGCGCATGTACGGCGCCGACGACCCGCGCGACCCGAACGTCATGTACTACCTCACGGTGTACAACGAGCCGATGCGTCAGCCGGCCGAGCCGGAGGACGTGGACGTCGAGGGCATCCTCAAGGGCATCCACCGCATCGCCCCGTCCGAGGGTGAGGGCCCCTGGGTCCAGCTCATGGCCTCGGGCGTCGGTGTGCCGTGGGCGATGCACGCGCGCGACATCCTCGCCGAGGACTGGGGCGTGCGCGCAGGCGTGTGGTCCGTGACGAGCTGGGGCGAGCTGCGCCGCGACGCGCTGGCGATCGAGCGCAAGCGCCTGCTCGAGCCGACCGGTGAGCACCCCGAGCCGTACGTCACCGCCAAGCTGCGTGACGCGGGCGGCCCGTTCATCGCCTCGAGCGACTGGGACCACATGGTCCCGGACATGATCCGCCAGTGGGTGCCGGGCGACTACCACGTCCTCGGCGCGGACGGCTTCGGCTACTCCGACACCCGCCCGGCGGCTCGTCGCCAGTTCCTCATCGACTCCCACTCCATGGTGGTCAAGGCCCTCCAGGCCCTCGCCGCCCAGGGCTCGATCGACCCCGACGCCCCGCGTCAGGCCGTCGAGCGCTACCGCCTGTGGGACGTCAACGCCGGTGAGTCCGGCACCGCGGGCGGCGACTCCTGA
- a CDS encoding DUF3052 domain-containing protein, giving the protein MAATAGPDAGSRFGFTAGQEIQEFGYDDDVDEAVRSAVEDVTGKALVDEDHSDVVDGALIWWRDDDGDDTDLTDLLMDALDNLDDAGGTIVVLTPKPGRGGHVGPAVLEEAARTAGLQPTGAVSASEDWNGLRLLSRGRGR; this is encoded by the coding sequence GTGGCAGCGACCGCTGGCCCCGATGCCGGCAGCCGGTTCGGCTTCACCGCCGGGCAGGAGATCCAGGAGTTCGGCTACGACGACGACGTCGACGAGGCGGTTCGTTCCGCCGTCGAGGACGTCACGGGCAAGGCCCTCGTGGACGAGGACCACTCCGACGTCGTCGACGGCGCGCTCATCTGGTGGCGGGACGACGACGGTGACGACACCGATCTCACCGATCTCCTCATGGACGCCCTCGACAACCTCGACGACGCCGGAGGCACCATCGTCGTGCTCACCCCGAAGCCGGGCCGTGGAGGTCACGTCGGCCCCGCGGTGCTGGAGGAGGCAGCGCGCACGGCGGGCCTGCAGCCCACCGGCGCGGTGAGCGCCTCGGAGGACTGGAACGGGCTGCGCCTGCTCTCGCGTGGTCGCGGTCGCTGA
- a CDS encoding redoxin domain-containing protein codes for MVAVADRAPVLELPDTHGTPVRLGGRRERPQLVVFLPFAFSRVCGGELRALVSEPLDGADLAVLSCDPLFALRAWAEQEGATFPLLSDFWPHGAAARAFGVLDETSGAPTRASFLLDGDGVVAWSVHSPAGVARSVADYRAAVAALTA; via the coding sequence GTGGTCGCGGTCGCTGACCGGGCGCCGGTCCTCGAGCTCCCGGACACCCACGGCACGCCGGTACGCCTCGGCGGGCGCCGGGAGCGTCCCCAGCTCGTCGTCTTCCTCCCGTTCGCGTTCTCGCGCGTGTGCGGCGGGGAGCTGCGCGCGCTCGTGAGCGAGCCGCTCGACGGCGCGGACCTCGCCGTCCTCAGCTGCGACCCGCTCTTCGCGCTGCGGGCGTGGGCGGAGCAGGAGGGGGCGACCTTCCCCCTGCTCTCGGACTTCTGGCCGCACGGGGCCGCGGCGCGCGCCTTCGGCGTGCTCGACGAGACCTCCGGCGCGCCCACCCGCGCCTCCTTCCTCCTCGACGGCGACGGCGTCGTCGCCTGGTCGGTCCACTCGCCGGCCGGGGTGGCCCGGTCCGTCGCCGACTACCGCGCGGCCGTCGCCGCACTCACCGCCTGA
- a CDS encoding DUF3052 domain-containing protein produces MARTVAEKMGVRAGSRAHLVGAPAEAVAAMRLPELDLAADLTGAFDYLHLFVTRQEDMRAGFGPLRDHLAPDGRLWVSWPKGGRLGTDLTIRSVIAIGYDHGLVESTALRVDDTWSALKFTRPKPGKTYRNSYGTLPGGPTRSSRPGSETDPQDPVRGRGPGRR; encoded by the coding sequence ATGGCCCGGACGGTCGCCGAGAAGATGGGGGTGCGCGCCGGCTCCCGGGCGCACCTCGTCGGGGCGCCCGCCGAGGCGGTCGCGGCGATGCGGCTGCCCGAGCTCGACCTCGCCGCGGACCTCACCGGCGCGTTCGACTACCTCCACCTCTTCGTCACCCGCCAGGAGGACATGCGCGCCGGCTTCGGCCCGCTGCGCGACCACCTCGCCCCCGACGGGCGGCTCTGGGTGTCCTGGCCCAAGGGCGGGCGGCTCGGCACCGACCTCACCATCCGGTCGGTCATCGCCATCGGCTACGACCACGGCCTCGTCGAGAGCACCGCGCTGCGGGTGGACGACACGTGGTCGGCCCTGAAGTTCACCCGTCCCAAGCCCGGCAAGACCTACCGAAACAGCTACGGCACGCTGCCCGGCGGACCGACCCGGTCCAGCCGTCCGGGATCCGAGACGGACCCGCAGGACCCTGTCCGGGGACGCGGCCCCGGACGACGATGA
- a CDS encoding beta-class carbonic anhydrase: MSATDDFLHNAEAYAAAFTGGDLAMPPARHIAVVACMDARLDPAGLLGLPDGSAHVIRNAGGVVTDDVVRSLAISQRLLGTREIVLLHHTDCGMLTFTDDQFKAQIEADTGIRPPWAAESFRDPADDVRQSLARIAANPFVPHKDQVRGFVYSVTDGTLAEVR, from the coding sequence ATGAGCGCCACCGACGACTTCCTGCACAACGCCGAGGCGTACGCGGCCGCGTTCACCGGGGGCGACCTGGCGATGCCGCCGGCCCGGCACATCGCCGTCGTCGCCTGCATGGACGCGCGCCTCGACCCCGCCGGGCTGCTCGGCCTGCCGGACGGGTCCGCGCACGTCATCCGCAACGCCGGCGGCGTCGTCACCGACGACGTCGTCCGGTCGCTCGCGATCAGCCAGCGGCTGCTCGGCACGCGCGAGATCGTCCTCCTCCACCACACCGACTGCGGGATGCTCACGTTCACCGACGACCAGTTCAAGGCGCAGATCGAGGCCGACACCGGGATCCGGCCGCCGTGGGCCGCGGAGTCGTTCCGCGACCCGGCCGACGACGTGCGCCAGTCCCTCGCCCGGATCGCCGCGAACCCGTTCGTCCCGCACAAGGACCAGGTCCGCGGCTTCGTCTACTCGGTCACCGACGGGACGCTCGCCGAGGTCCGGTAG
- a CDS encoding aldo/keto reductase: MDTRTLGRTGRTVSVIGQGTWQLGSDWGEVSEEDARAVLDAAVESGVTMLDTADVYGDGRSEALIGRWLRDNPGLDVTVATKMGRRLPQEPANYSMDNFRAWTDRSRRNLGVDTLDLVQLHCPPTAVYGIDRVFDDLDTLVSEGVMASYGVSVELVEEALAAIARPNVATVQIILNAFRLKPLEQVLPAAREAGVGIIARVPLASGLLSGRYTSETTFPETDHRSFNRNGEAFDVGETFSGVDFETGVRAATEFAAAARLLVPGASTAQVALAWVAAQDGVSTVIPGARSPEQARANAAAGSLELPAELDDVVRTIYDRDLREAVHPRW; this comes from the coding sequence ATGGACACGCGCACCCTCGGCCGCACCGGCCGCACCGTCTCGGTCATCGGCCAGGGCACCTGGCAGCTCGGCTCGGACTGGGGCGAGGTGAGCGAGGAGGACGCGCGCGCGGTCCTCGACGCCGCCGTCGAGTCGGGGGTGACGATGCTCGACACGGCCGACGTCTACGGCGACGGTCGCAGCGAGGCGCTCATCGGGCGCTGGCTGCGTGACAACCCGGGCCTCGACGTCACGGTCGCGACCAAGATGGGCCGGCGGCTGCCGCAGGAGCCGGCCAACTACTCGATGGACAACTTCCGCGCCTGGACCGACCGGTCGCGGCGCAACCTCGGCGTCGACACCCTCGACCTCGTCCAGCTCCACTGCCCGCCCACCGCCGTCTACGGCATCGACCGGGTGTTCGACGACCTCGACACCCTCGTCTCCGAGGGCGTCATGGCGAGCTACGGGGTGAGCGTCGAGCTCGTGGAGGAGGCGCTGGCCGCCATCGCCCGGCCGAACGTCGCCACCGTGCAGATCATCCTCAACGCCTTCCGTCTCAAGCCGCTCGAGCAGGTGCTCCCGGCGGCCAGGGAGGCTGGGGTGGGCATCATCGCCCGCGTCCCGCTCGCCAGCGGCCTGCTCTCGGGCCGCTACACCTCCGAGACGACGTTCCCCGAGACCGACCACCGCAGCTTCAACCGCAACGGCGAGGCCTTCGACGTCGGCGAGACGTTCTCCGGCGTCGACTTCGAGACGGGCGTGCGCGCCGCCACCGAGTTCGCCGCGGCGGCCCGCCTCCTCGTCCCCGGCGCGAGCACGGCCCAGGTCGCCCTCGCCTGGGTGGCCGCCCAGGACGGCGTCTCCACCGTCATCCCCGGTGCCCGCTCCCCCGAGCAGGCGCGCGCGAACGCCGCGGCCGGCTCGCTCGAGCTGCCCGCCGAGCTCGACGACGTCGTCCGCACCATCTACGACCGCGACCTGCGGGAGGCGGTCCACCCCCGTTGGTGA
- a CDS encoding OsmC family peroxiredoxin: MPNPVVNKASTEWKGELFTGSGTTSLDTSGTATFDVAWKSRGEESGGTTTPEELIAAAHATCYAMQLSNMLKENGTPPTALDTSAAVTFVAGTGITGIELTVSGTVEGIDAGTFDEIARKAKETCPVSQALSAVEITLSDVRLA, from the coding sequence ATGCCCAACCCCGTGGTCAACAAGGCGAGCACCGAGTGGAAGGGGGAGCTGTTCACCGGTTCGGGCACCACCAGCCTGGACACCTCCGGCACGGCCACCTTCGACGTCGCGTGGAAGTCCCGCGGTGAGGAGTCCGGAGGGACGACGACGCCCGAGGAGCTCATCGCCGCGGCCCACGCGACCTGCTACGCCATGCAGCTGTCCAACATGCTCAAGGAGAACGGCACCCCGCCGACGGCGCTCGACACCTCCGCTGCCGTGACGTTCGTCGCCGGCACCGGCATCACCGGCATCGAGCTCACGGTGAGCGGCACCGTCGAGGGGATCGACGCCGGCACCTTCGACGAGATCGCCCGCAAGGCGAAGGAGACCTGCCCGGTGAGCCAGGCGCTCTCCGCCGTCGAGATCACGCTGAGCGACGTCCGCCTGGCCTGA
- a CDS encoding Nif3-like dinuclear metal center hexameric protein: MAQSLTLADVVGLLEKRYPPGTAESWDAVGLVAGDPAAPVRSVMFAVDPVQVVAEEAIAAGVDLLVTHHPLFLRGTTTVSAGTPKGRVVHELVRAGCALYAAHTNADAAAGGVADALADLLELRERRPLTPHDAAPLDTLTVFVPQDHTEVVLDALAEAGAGAVGEYDRCAFTVTGQGTFRPGEGANPTIGERGEVTEVVEDRLEMTLPRGRRAAVVAALRAAHPYEEPAFSVVEHAPRPAGTGVGRIGTLPEPTTLRALAERVAAVLPATAQGIRVAGDLDAEVRTVAVCGGSGDSLLGTVRALGADVYLTADLRHHPASEALEAGPPYLLDATHWASEWPWLPVAAARLEEDARAAGGELATRVSTIVTDPWTLRLAAPDNDSTTDNEGVAQ, translated from the coding sequence ATGGCCCAGTCCCTCACCCTGGCCGACGTCGTCGGCCTCCTCGAGAAGCGCTACCCGCCCGGCACCGCGGAGAGCTGGGACGCCGTCGGGCTCGTCGCCGGGGACCCGGCCGCCCCGGTCCGCTCGGTGATGTTCGCCGTCGACCCCGTCCAGGTGGTCGCGGAGGAGGCGATCGCCGCCGGCGTCGACCTCCTCGTCACCCACCACCCGCTCTTCCTGCGCGGCACGACGACGGTCTCCGCGGGCACCCCCAAGGGCCGTGTCGTCCACGAGCTCGTCCGGGCCGGCTGCGCGCTGTACGCCGCCCACACCAACGCCGACGCCGCCGCCGGGGGCGTGGCCGACGCGCTCGCCGACCTCCTCGAGCTGCGCGAGCGCCGGCCGCTCACCCCGCACGACGCCGCACCGCTCGACACCCTCACCGTCTTCGTCCCGCAGGACCACACCGAGGTGGTGCTCGACGCGCTCGCCGAGGCCGGCGCGGGCGCCGTCGGCGAGTACGACCGGTGCGCGTTCACCGTCACCGGCCAGGGCACCTTCCGGCCCGGCGAGGGCGCCAACCCCACCATCGGCGAGCGCGGGGAGGTCACCGAGGTCGTCGAGGACCGCCTGGAGATGACCCTGCCGCGCGGACGCCGCGCCGCCGTCGTCGCCGCGCTGCGCGCCGCCCACCCCTACGAGGAGCCGGCCTTCTCCGTCGTCGAGCACGCTCCCCGCCCCGCCGGCACCGGCGTCGGGCGCATCGGCACGCTGCCCGAGCCGACCACCCTGCGCGCGCTCGCCGAGCGCGTCGCCGCCGTCCTCCCGGCGACCGCCCAGGGCATCCGGGTGGCGGGGGACCTCGACGCCGAGGTCCGCACCGTCGCCGTGTGTGGCGGCTCGGGTGACTCGCTGCTCGGGACCGTGCGTGCCCTGGGCGCCGACGTCTACCTCACCGCCGACCTGCGCCACCACCCCGCCTCCGAGGCGCTCGAGGCCGGTCCGCCCTACCTCCTGGACGCCACGCACTGGGCCAGTGAGTGGCCCTGGCTGCCGGTGGCGGCGGCCCGCCTCGAGGAGGACGCCCGCGCGGCGGGCGGCGAGCTCGCCACCCGCGTGAGCACGATCGTCACCGACCCGTGGACGCTGCGCCTCGCCGCGCCCGACAATGACAGCACGACCGACAACGAGGGAGTCGCCCAGTGA
- a CDS encoding zinc ribbon domain-containing protein has product MTTAPVADQRRLLDIQVLDTRAAKLGHQRRSLPVLGSIAELEGRLEDLSRAQVEERTVVADTRREVAKAEADVEQVRQRAARHQARLDSGAVSAKEAQALQGELEQLARRQGALEEVELEVMERLEQAEARLAELETQEAAIAADVARHTKARDAEWATIDRQLETITAERAALAGRIDAGLLALYDRVRERTGGLAAVALYGSRTEGTQLDFSLTELDAIHSAPPEQVVQHEDYGYIIVRMEPK; this is encoded by the coding sequence GTGACCACAGCCCCGGTGGCCGACCAGCGCCGCCTGCTCGACATCCAGGTACTCGACACGCGCGCCGCGAAGCTGGGTCACCAGCGCCGCAGCCTGCCCGTGCTCGGGTCCATCGCCGAGCTCGAGGGAAGGCTGGAGGACCTGAGCCGCGCCCAGGTGGAGGAGCGCACCGTCGTGGCCGACACCCGCCGCGAGGTGGCCAAGGCCGAGGCCGACGTCGAGCAGGTGCGCCAGCGCGCCGCGCGCCACCAGGCCCGCCTCGACTCCGGCGCGGTGAGCGCCAAGGAGGCCCAGGCGCTGCAGGGCGAGCTCGAGCAGCTCGCGCGGCGGCAGGGCGCCCTCGAGGAGGTCGAGCTCGAGGTCATGGAGCGACTGGAGCAGGCCGAGGCCCGCCTCGCCGAGCTCGAGACGCAGGAGGCCGCGATCGCCGCCGACGTCGCCCGCCACACCAAGGCGCGCGACGCCGAGTGGGCGACGATCGACCGCCAGCTCGAGACGATCACCGCCGAGCGCGCCGCGCTCGCGGGCCGGATCGACGCCGGGCTGCTCGCCCTGTACGACCGGGTCCGGGAGCGCACCGGCGGGCTGGCCGCGGTCGCGCTGTACGGCTCGCGCACCGAGGGCACCCAGCTCGACTTCTCGCTCACCGAGCTCGACGCGATCCACTCCGCGCCGCCCGAGCAGGTCGTCCAGCACGAGGACTACGGCTACATCATCGTGAGGATGGAACCGAAGTGA
- a CDS encoding histidine phosphatase family protein, which produces MSQASLFDTEPAEQEAPSARPGRVLVVEADGGSRGNPGPAGFGALVREGGTVLAERAAFLGVCSNNVAEYSGLVAGLRAAAAIDPTASVEVRMDSKLVVEQMSGRWKIKHEDMRRLADEARTILPAGQVRYTWVPRAENSAADALANAVMDSGGSIERDHASDGEPVTGRGEDVPADDWQAEEPIPDVDAGAPSLADPGAITLVLVSPGTAPQDHGEDPELTEQGVELAGAAAALVDRIGGDLWPHLAPPTVLLSSPLVRAQQTAELISEVAGLGVPTIDDDFAAARPGESREDLAQRVARALSRVADQAGCTVVVAAHAGVIAAIVGTVVEAPTTAWDVFRVAPGTVSVVRLWSGRGEVHVMGCPAQLSGE; this is translated from the coding sequence GTGAGCCAGGCGAGCCTCTTCGACACCGAGCCGGCCGAGCAGGAGGCGCCCAGCGCGCGCCCGGGCCGGGTCCTCGTCGTCGAGGCCGACGGTGGGTCCCGGGGCAACCCGGGCCCTGCCGGCTTCGGCGCGCTCGTCCGCGAGGGGGGCACCGTCCTCGCCGAGCGGGCCGCCTTCCTCGGCGTGTGCTCGAACAACGTCGCCGAGTACAGCGGCCTCGTCGCGGGCCTGCGCGCCGCCGCCGCGATCGACCCGACCGCGTCGGTCGAGGTCCGGATGGACTCCAAGCTCGTCGTCGAGCAGATGTCGGGTCGCTGGAAGATCAAGCACGAGGACATGCGCCGCCTGGCCGACGAGGCCCGCACGATCCTGCCCGCCGGGCAGGTGCGCTACACGTGGGTGCCACGGGCGGAGAACTCCGCCGCCGACGCGCTCGCCAACGCCGTCATGGACTCCGGCGGCAGCATCGAGCGCGACCACGCCTCGGACGGCGAGCCGGTCACGGGCCGAGGCGAGGACGTCCCGGCGGACGACTGGCAGGCCGAGGAGCCGATCCCGGACGTCGACGCCGGTGCACCGTCGCTCGCCGACCCCGGCGCCATCACCCTCGTCCTCGTCTCACCCGGCACCGCTCCGCAGGACCACGGGGAGGACCCCGAGCTCACCGAGCAGGGCGTCGAGCTCGCCGGGGCGGCCGCCGCGCTCGTCGACCGGATCGGCGGGGACCTGTGGCCCCACCTCGCCCCGCCCACCGTGCTCCTGTCCTCACCGCTCGTGCGCGCCCAGCAGACCGCCGAGCTCATCAGCGAGGTCGCCGGGCTCGGGGTGCCCACCATCGACGACGACTTCGCCGCGGCCCGGCCGGGGGAGAGCCGCGAGGACCTCGCGCAGCGGGTCGCGCGCGCCCTCTCCCGCGTCGCCGACCAGGCCGGCTGCACGGTCGTCGTCGCCGCCCACGCCGGCGTCATCGCCGCGATCGTCGGGACGGTCGTCGAGGCGCCCACCACCGCGTGGGACGTCTTCCGCGTCGCCCCCGGCACGGTGAGCGTCGTGCGCCTGTGGAGCGGACGCGGGGAGGTCCACGTCATGGGCTGCCCCGCCCAGCTGAGCGGTGAGTAG
- a CDS encoding ABC transporter ATP-binding protein, with protein sequence MTSDVAHSPAGTRTASPVLEVSGLVRRFGDLTAVDGVSFHIAPGETYGLLGPNGAGKTTTISVVAGLLAADAGEVRIAGRRMGPRAIAPKRRLGLVPQDLAIYPELSARENLMFFGHLHGMRGAELKRRTDEVLDLIGLTDRAKGQTKEFSGGMKRRLNIGIGLLHHPDLLILDEPTVGVDPQSRNAILEAVEALSTEGMAVLYTTHYMEEAERLCDRIGIIDAGTIQAEGTRDELIRIIGELDEIRLVGTGDLAAALMALQEIGAVERAVLEGRQILLHVRDAPTAVATVVTTAGRSGVELADVEITRPDLESVFLHLTGKGLRD encoded by the coding sequence GTGACGAGCGACGTCGCCCACAGCCCCGCCGGGACCCGCACGGCGAGCCCCGTCCTCGAGGTCTCCGGGCTGGTCCGCCGGTTCGGTGACCTCACCGCCGTCGACGGCGTGTCCTTCCACATCGCCCCCGGGGAGACCTACGGGCTGCTCGGGCCCAACGGTGCGGGCAAGACGACGACGATCTCGGTCGTCGCCGGGCTGCTCGCCGCGGACGCCGGGGAGGTGCGGATCGCCGGCCGGCGGATGGGCCCGCGGGCGATCGCCCCGAAGCGGCGGCTCGGGCTCGTGCCCCAGGACCTGGCCATCTACCCCGAGCTCAGCGCCCGGGAGAACCTCATGTTCTTCGGCCACCTCCACGGTATGCGCGGTGCCGAGCTCAAGCGCCGCACCGACGAGGTGCTCGACCTCATCGGCCTCACGGACCGCGCCAAGGGCCAGACCAAGGAGTTCTCCGGCGGCATGAAGCGCCGCCTCAACATCGGCATCGGCCTGCTCCACCACCCCGACCTGCTCATCCTCGACGAGCCCACCGTGGGCGTGGACCCCCAGTCCCGCAACGCCATCCTCGAGGCCGTCGAGGCGCTGTCGACCGAGGGCATGGCCGTCCTCTACACCACGCACTACATGGAGGAGGCCGAGCGGCTGTGCGACCGCATCGGCATCATCGACGCCGGCACGATCCAGGCCGAGGGCACCCGCGACGAGCTCATCCGGATCATCGGTGAGCTCGACGAGATCAGGCTCGTCGGGACCGGGGACCTCGCGGCGGCGCTGATGGCGCTGCAGGAGATCGGCGCCGTCGAGCGGGCCGTCCTCGAGGGCCGCCAGATCCTCCTCCACGTGCGCGACGCCCCGACGGCGGTGGCGACCGTCGTGACGACGGCGGGCCGCAGCGGGGTCGAGCTCGCCGACGTGGAGATCACCCGCCCGGACCTCGAGTCGGTCTTCCTCCACCTCACCGGCAAGGGGCTGCGGGACTGA